CCAGCGACAAGCCAGGCCGTCGTACGCAAGGGAAAGCGCGGTGAAAATGCCACTGGTCGGCCATTGATTTCAAAGGCGGTTTGGATTCGATCCAAATGCGAAGCTCGTTCCAGCAACCAGAATGGTGTCCGGATGAGCACCAGCGTTGCCAGTGCAAACCCAATGAACAGGCCGACTTTCAATTTTAAAGTGGCTGTAAAGACCGTTGCGTAGCGAAGCGAGTCAAACCACAGGTAATCCAGGTACAGGGCAAGCATTCGCTGGCCGACAAAAAAAACAATCAGGAGTATCAGTCCAAGAATCACAAACCGTCGGGCCTGACTTTCTCCCTGGCTCTCGGGCGTTGATGGTGAGGGAATGCGTGGTGGTTTGCGGCCTGGTTCGGTTGGTTCAATAATTTCGACGTCTTTCATAATGAAACCCTCATTCCCTTGGAAAAAACGGATTGTTGGGCTCCGGTGTCCCGCGATGGCCCAAAAACCTGCCTGAAAAACAACAATGGCGGACTGTCGTCCGCCACAAAACTAACCCCGTACATACAAAATAGGACCGAGCCGACCTATTGCGGGTTCCCAGTACCACCCGTGGTCGTCGGGGGTGTTCCAGTGGGTGCATCGCCTGTGGCGGCGGGTTTGTTTTTCGGAATAAACCGCTTGATGCGTTCAATGGCCGGCTGCCCATCTTTGAGTGAAATTTTAAAATCTTCTCGATTCCCGGTTGGTGATTCGAGCGTGATTTCCTTGCCATTCAGTTTGGCGGTGACCGAAGCCACCTTCCCAACCCGTACCAGCATTTGTTCAGTGGCCTCGAAGGTCTGGTTCTGGCCCATTTTTAAGACCAATCCCTTTTCGATTTTGCCATCAGGATCAACCTTAACATAACAGTCGTCATTGGCCGCCACCAGTTCGAGTACCAGTGGTGCTGAGGTCGGTGGCACAGTAGTGGTTGGTGCTGGGGTCGGCGGTGGTGCTCCACCACTCAAGACTGGAGGAACTGTGGTGGGATTGGTTGGAGTTGGAGGCGCTGGTGCCGGGACTGTGGGTGGTTGTGAGATCTGTTGTCCTGGGGCATTAAAGTGCCGATACAACGCCCAGCACCCAAGAAAAAGGACCACAGCCACCACGGCGCCAATGATATAGGGCACGAAGTTGACTTCTTCTTCGCGGGGCACCGTGTAGGTTGGAATGTTGTTGAGTTGAGCGTCAGAGTTGGCTGGTCCATCGCCAGTTTGTTTCTGATAGGCAACCACGGCTTCATCTTCATCAATGCCGACCGCACGAGCATAGGCTTTGATGAACGAGCGATTGAACAACCCACCCGGAAGCGATTTAAAGTCATCGGATTCAATCGCTTGAAGAAACCGAATGCCAATTCGTGTGTTTTCGGCCAGTTGCGTGAGCGTAACACCTTTCGCTTCACGGGCCTGTTTGAGTTCATAACCTAAGGAAGCCACGGGACACTCCTCGAAAAGATCTTGTATGAGATAAAGATGAAGTACCAGGGAAAATAATTGAAGCTGAAATGTTAACTTGCCCGCCATGGGGTGTCAAATTGAGATTTCGAGGTGGTTCCAGCTTTCACCTGTACTGACCTGGAATTGTTCTGGACCAAGAAGACCAGCTTGAAAGCAGGTGCACGAGAGTTCCTGGCAATGATGGCCGTTCTTCGTGGTTACCGTCCTGGTGCAATGACTTGTAGGGCATTCCGACGGACCTTGATCTGGGATGGGGTTTCTTCCAGAAACTCTCCGTCACCAAAAACTTCAAGTGGTTCGTGAGTTTCCAGGCGGACTGACTGGGATCGCAGAACAATCACGTGGGGATCCGAGACATGGGTTCCGGTAAACACTGATGGAAAGGCTCTGAGTAAATACCACTGGCTCATTGGTCGGACGATGCACACATCAAGGAGCCCATCTTCTGGATCCGCCTGAGGGACAATTCTCATGCCGCCGCCATACTGACGGGTATTTCCAACCACTGCAATCAAGATTTCACCTTCAAACACTCCGCCATCGTGAATCAGACGCAAGAATTTGGGGCGAAAGGTAAAAATTGATCGCAAAACGGCATAGGGATAAATCAATTTTCCACGAATCCAGGCCGGGCGATGGCGCGTGCGTTTTCCAACCTCCGAATCTAAACCAATTCCCGCAATGCAGGCATACACGCGGCGCCCCGTATCAGCCAGATCCAGTGCTCGATGGTGACCCTGTTTGAGAATTTGACATGCCGCGTCCAGATTTGTTGGAATGCCCAGAGCGCCGGCTAAATCATTTCCGCTTCCCATGGGCAAAATTCCCAGCGCGGTTTGGGATCCCTGTAGCCCATTGATGGCATGGTGGAGTGTTCCATCGCCGCCACATACCGCGACAATATCATAGGTGTCTTGAGCGGCTTGAGCAGCCAGTTGCTGGACATGTTCAGCACTTTGACTGATACAAATTGTTGATTCCAGGTTATATCGCTGATACAGCGTCGGAAGTGTTTTGATGCTTTTTTTGGCTTTGGCCTGACCGGCTGATGGGTTGATGATGGTGAGTATTTTCATTGAATTCACAAAAAACAGGCAGCTTTGAATTGCGAATTGGCGGAAATGAGCGTGGTTCAATCAAGAGAGTTGATTTTTTAGAGGTACCCGAGGTGTGTTAAAAGAATGGTGTACTCAACGCCTTCGGCTTGACCCTGAATTGAGGGTGTTTCTCCTGACGACAGGGGTGGAACTCTCAGGAAATAAAGGTACTCGTCTCCTGAACTTGAGCACCCGGTGGGAGTTGATTGCTATTGACTCTTCTCGCAAAGATTTTCATTCTCACTGAGGCCAGGAAGCCTTTCCTTATTTTAAAAAGAATTCTTCATATGAGTGATATCCAATCCAGTAAGCGGTCCGGAAGACCAAAAGTGCGAACCGTTGGTCTCGTTATCAAGCCCCAAATTTCAGGAGCTCAGGTTTTCATTGCTCAGTTGACCGAATGGTTGATTCATCGGGGCTGCCAGGTGCTGGCTGATGGATTGGGACACACCTTTTTCCCCCCGTCTGTAAAAATCGTTTCCAATCAAGAGCTTGCCGAATGTTCAGATTTAATTGTTGTTTTAGGCGGCGATGGCACAATGATTACTGGAGCACGGATTGTTGGCAAGCGCCCAACTGCTATCCTCGGGGTGAATTTTGGGTATCTGGGCTACCTGACTGAGTTTTCGCCGGAGAATATTTTTCCGGCCCTGGAGCTGGTGCTGGCTGGGAAACATCAGGTGGATACTCGAATCAAACTTGAAGCTGCCGTTCTGCGCAACGGCCATGAAGTTTCCCGAGTTGAGGTGATCAATGATGTGGTGGTCAATAAAGCCTTGCTGGCGCGCATCATTGAAATCCAGTGCTGGATAGATGGACAATTTGTTTCAATGTTTCGGGCTGATGGACTAATCATTGCAACCCCAACCGGTTCAACTGCTTATTCACTCTCAGCCGGTGGCCCCATTATCCATCCTGCAATGCATGCCGTTGTCATAACCCCAATTTGCCCGCACACCCTCACCAATCGGCCCCTGGTGGTTTCAGATGAATCGGTCATCGAACTTCATCTGGTCGCCACTCGCGGCGATATCGAAGACGTTACTTTGACTCTCGATGGGCAAATCGCGATTTCACTCTTTGTGGATGACCGGATTGTGATTCGCAAAAGCGATTCAGTTTTGAAATTAATTCAACCTCCCAACCGAAATTATTATCAAATCCTGCGTGATAAGCTGAAATGGGGCGGGGAATAGTCCCAAATTCCATTTTCGACCCGTCGCACAGTTGATCACACTGGTTAAGCCTTAATTATGGAA
The DNA window shown above is from Acidobacteriota bacterium and carries:
- a CDS encoding NAD(+)/NADH kinase, whose translation is MRTVGLVIKPQISGAQVFIAQLTEWLIHRGCQVLADGLGHTFFPPSVKIVSNQELAECSDLIVVLGGDGTMITGARIVGKRPTAILGVNFGYLGYLTEFSPENIFPALELVLAGKHQVDTRIKLEAAVLRNGHEVSRVEVINDVVVNKALLARIIEIQCWIDGQFVSMFRADGLIIATPTGSTAYSLSAGGPIIHPAMHAVVITPICPHTLTNRPLVVSDESVIELHLVATRGDIEDVTLTLDGQIAISLFVDDRIVIRKSDSVLKLIQPPNRNYYQILRDKLKWGGE
- a CDS encoding diacylglycerol kinase family lipid kinase, producing the protein MKILTIINPSAGQAKAKKSIKTLPTLYQRYNLESTICISQSAEHVQQLAAQAAQDTYDIVAVCGGDGTLHHAINGLQGSQTALGILPMGSGNDLAGALGIPTNLDAACQILKQGHHRALDLADTGRRVYACIAGIGLDSEVGKRTRHRPAWIRGKLIYPYAVLRSIFTFRPKFLRLIHDGGVFEGEILIAVVGNTRQYGGGMRIVPQADPEDGLLDVCIVRPMSQWYLLRAFPSVFTGTHVSDPHVIVLRSQSVRLETHEPLEVFGDGEFLEETPSQIKVRRNALQVIAPGR
- a CDS encoding DUF4115 domain-containing protein; translated protein: MASLGYELKQAREAKGVTLTQLAENTRIGIRFLQAIESDDFKSLPGGLFNRSFIKAYARAVGIDEDEAVVAYQKQTGDGPANSDAQLNNIPTYTVPREEEVNFVPYIIGAVVAVVLFLGCWALYRHFNAPGQQISQPPTVPAPAPPTPTNPTTVPPVLSGGAPPPTPAPTTTVPPTSAPLVLELVAANDDCYVKVDPDGKIEKGLVLKMGQNQTFEATEQMLVRVGKVASVTAKLNGKEITLESPTGNREDFKISLKDGQPAIERIKRFIPKNKPAATGDAPTGTPPTTTGGTGNPQ